From the genome of Cytobacillus firmus, one region includes:
- the sirA gene encoding sporulation inhibitor of replication protein SirA — translation MRAYQLYLIEDEFASHYFGRERMFFQLFEEYERSSGEMKAILSKQIDFVTKPIPGLKVHQYIHQQLQRKKDFIIEKSAYYIEMSKRSRAKLEVFERSLVLEAAGSYEAETVFFEVLRKSESSFLAVDLQHKRYGWLKPIKERKFV, via the coding sequence ATGAGAGCTTATCAATTGTATTTAATAGAAGATGAATTTGCGTCCCATTATTTTGGCAGAGAGCGGATGTTTTTTCAGCTTTTTGAAGAGTATGAGCGTTCGTCAGGTGAAATGAAGGCTATTCTATCGAAGCAAATTGATTTTGTGACTAAGCCAATCCCGGGTTTAAAAGTGCATCAATATATCCACCAGCAGCTCCAGAGAAAAAAAGACTTTATCATAGAAAAAAGTGCATACTATATAGAGATGAGTAAAAGAAGCAGGGCTAAGCTTGAAGTTTTTGAACGGAGTCTGGTTTTAGAAGCGGCCGGCAGCTATGAGGCAGAGACAGTTTTTTTCGAAGTGCTGCGAAAAAGCGAGTCTTCCTTTCTGGCTGTTGACCTCCAGCATAAGCGCTATGGGTGGCTAAAACCGATAAAAGAGAGAAAGTTCGTCTAA
- a CDS encoding YneF family protein: MGMYILVGVLALLAGVALGFFIARKYMMSYLEKNPPINEQMLKMMMMQMGMKPSQKKINQMMNAMNKQTGK, encoded by the coding sequence ATGGGTATGTACATTCTAGTTGGTGTACTGGCGCTTCTTGCCGGTGTAGCACTAGGATTTTTCATTGCTCGAAAATATATGATGAGCTACCTTGAGAAAAATCCGCCAATTAATGAACAAATGCTTAAAATGATGATGATGCAAATGGGCATGAAGCCATCTCAAAAGAAGATCAACCAAATGATGAATGCCATGAACAAGCAGACTGGCAAGTAA
- a CDS encoding DUF6376 family protein: MKKVILIGLLTVSMILSGCSVLGEVNNSIDYVNEATEHINTLSDFAEEAPQMIQDAAADPALKQELEDRLMTLKQEVEEFIAIQDIPTLAEDIHQELVTQNEALLAEINKVLENGSLALDQLENSELFTTINEATSLINRIEALGQ; the protein is encoded by the coding sequence ATGAAAAAAGTAATTCTAATAGGGCTCCTTACCGTTTCCATGATATTAAGCGGCTGTTCCGTCTTGGGTGAAGTGAATAATTCCATTGACTATGTTAATGAAGCGACTGAGCATATCAATACATTAAGCGACTTTGCCGAAGAGGCGCCGCAAATGATTCAGGATGCGGCAGCAGATCCGGCATTAAAGCAGGAACTTGAAGACAGATTGATGACACTAAAGCAGGAAGTTGAAGAATTTATCGCCATTCAGGATATCCCGACCTTGGCAGAGGATATTCACCAGGAGCTTGTGACCCAAAATGAAGCGTTGCTGGCAGAAATTAATAAAGTTTTGGAGAACGGCAGCCTTGCACTGGATCAGCTGGAGAATTCTGAGCTGTTCACTACGATTAATGAGGCAACAAGCCTGATAAACCGCATAGAAGCATTAGGGCAATAA
- a CDS encoding ABC transporter transmembrane domain-containing protein, producing the protein MKVFFDLMWFFKQEKKAYVNGIILLLFVALLQLVPPKVVGIVVDSIKNGQLNAQALIMWVGLLIVVALMMYVLRYYWRIMIFGSAVKLSKLLRNRLYLHFTNMSQTFYQKKRVGDLMAHATNDLQAIQQTAGAGVLTFVDSLATGGFVIIAMAATISWKLTLICLIPMPFMALLTSWYGTLLHKRFHKAQEAFSSLNDKTQESVSGIKVIKTFGQEKEDIEDFRRQSEDVVQKNISVAKVDSLFDPTISIIVGLSFFLSIAFGSRYVIAGELTIGQLVSFTTYLGLLIWPMLAFGWLFNIVERGRASYDRVSALLAEEIDIKDDETGINEVPSGDIEYRIEEFTYPGEQEMLLKDIHFRLERGETLGIAGKTGAGKTSLLKLLFREFEGYKGEILFAGHPISRYKVGKLREAIGYVPQEHFLFSATVAENIAFTRPDADLEDIYAAAKLANIHEDILQFTEGYMTVAGERGVSLSGGQKQRISIARALMMNPEVLILDDSLSAVDAKTEEAILTSLRAERAGKTTIITAHRLSAIQHANLILVLDEGRIVQRGTHDELMAEDGWYKNMYLRQQLEELVEHGG; encoded by the coding sequence ATGAAGGTTTTCTTTGATTTAATGTGGTTTTTTAAACAGGAGAAAAAGGCTTATGTAAACGGAATTATTCTGTTGTTATTTGTGGCACTGCTGCAGCTGGTTCCCCCAAAGGTAGTTGGGATTGTTGTCGACTCAATTAAAAATGGCCAGCTGAATGCGCAAGCATTAATCATGTGGGTTGGACTTCTGATAGTTGTTGCCCTCATGATGTATGTCCTTCGCTATTATTGGCGCATTATGATATTTGGTTCAGCTGTTAAGCTGTCCAAACTTCTGCGCAACAGGCTTTATCTGCATTTCACGAATATGTCGCAAACCTTTTACCAGAAAAAGCGGGTAGGGGATTTGATGGCACATGCGACCAATGATCTGCAGGCCATTCAGCAGACGGCTGGGGCTGGGGTCCTAACCTTTGTCGATTCACTGGCGACAGGCGGCTTCGTTATAATCGCCATGGCGGCAACAATCAGCTGGAAGTTAACGCTGATCTGCTTGATTCCGATGCCCTTCATGGCACTTCTCACAAGCTGGTATGGAACACTTCTTCATAAACGGTTCCACAAAGCACAGGAGGCTTTTTCTTCACTGAATGACAAGACTCAGGAAAGTGTTTCAGGAATTAAAGTGATTAAAACATTCGGCCAGGAAAAAGAAGATATAGAAGATTTCCGGAGGCAGTCTGAAGATGTAGTGCAAAAGAACATCTCTGTTGCAAAGGTTGATTCTTTGTTTGATCCGACGATCAGCATTATTGTAGGGCTTTCTTTCTTCCTGTCTATTGCATTTGGATCAAGATATGTTATCGCAGGAGAGCTGACAATCGGGCAGCTGGTTTCATTCACAACTTACTTGGGTCTCCTTATTTGGCCAATGCTCGCTTTTGGCTGGCTGTTCAACATTGTGGAAAGAGGCCGAGCCTCTTATGATCGAGTTTCTGCTCTTCTTGCAGAAGAAATCGATATAAAGGATGATGAGACTGGCATCAATGAAGTTCCAAGCGGTGATATTGAGTACAGGATTGAGGAATTCACCTATCCGGGTGAACAGGAAATGCTGCTTAAGGATATTCATTTTAGGCTGGAAAGAGGAGAGACTCTCGGCATAGCAGGTAAAACGGGTGCGGGCAAAACTTCACTGCTTAAGCTATTGTTCAGGGAGTTTGAAGGCTATAAAGGGGAAATTCTTTTTGCAGGACATCCTATCAGCCGCTATAAAGTCGGAAAGCTGAGAGAAGCGATCGGCTATGTCCCGCAGGAGCACTTCCTATTCTCGGCAACAGTTGCTGAAAATATAGCTTTCACGAGACCGGATGCAGACCTGGAAGATATTTATGCGGCCGCGAAACTGGCCAATATCCATGAAGATATTCTTCAATTTACAGAAGGTTATATGACTGTTGCAGGTGAGAGAGGGGTCTCCCTTTCCGGAGGGCAGAAGCAGCGTATTTCCATTGCAAGGGCACTTATGATGAATCCGGAAGTATTGATTTTGGATGACTCCCTTTCTGCTGTTGATGCCAAAACTGAGGAAGCGATTCTTACTTCATTGCGGGCCGAGCGGGCTGGCAAGACAACGATTATTACTGCTCACCGGCTGAGTGCCATTCAGCATGCGAATCTCATATTGGTACTGGATGAAGGAAGAATTGTCCAGAGGGGAACACATGATGAACTAATGGCTGAAGACGGCTGGTATAAGAATATGTATCTGCGGCAGCAGCTGGAGGAGCTTGTAGAGCATGGGGGATAA
- a CDS encoding ABC transporter ATP-binding protein, whose amino-acid sequence MEKTPIMKEKEQRKVLFRLLSYTKPHKKTITLAFSLLLLTTIGDILGPILVKIFIDDYLTPGNLVFEPLFALGAAYLGIQIMNVLVSYFQLLKFQEIALKIIQQLRVDVFSKVQSLGLKYFDKTPAGSIVSRVTNDTEAIKDMFVSVLVTFIQGAFLLTGIFMAMFILNVKLALFCLVILPILFMIIRTYRKYSSVFYKDLRERLSELNAKLSESLQGMSIIQVFRQEKRLRKEFGDINEQHYKAGMRNIKMDGLLLRPAIDLVYVLALVIVLSFFGISSFNSPIDIGVLYAFVSYLDRFFEPVNQIMMRLSMYQQAIIAASRAFALLDEKELAPAQEDCNSAEISEGEIEFRNISFSYDGKRDVLKNISFSAKPGETVALVGHTGSGKSSIINLMMRFYEYERGDILIDGRSIKSYPAEELRTKMGLVLQDPFLFYGTIKDNIMLHNKSMTDAEIEAAAQFVQAHTFIEKLEDGYDHPVVERGSTFSSGQRQLIAFARTIAANPKILVLDEATANIDTETEEAIQTALEEMRKGRTTIAIAHRLSTIQDAELILVLHQGEIVERGTHQELLAKRGLYHKMYLLQNGSAEKVEDTVG is encoded by the coding sequence ATGGAAAAGACACCGATTATGAAGGAAAAAGAGCAGCGGAAGGTCCTTTTCCGGCTGCTTTCCTATACAAAACCGCATAAGAAAACAATCACACTTGCCTTCAGTCTGCTTCTTTTAACAACGATTGGAGACATCCTTGGTCCGATTCTTGTCAAAATTTTTATCGATGATTATTTAACACCTGGAAATCTGGTTTTTGAGCCGTTATTTGCCCTCGGTGCAGCCTATCTGGGCATTCAGATCATGAATGTGCTGGTATCCTATTTTCAGCTGCTCAAATTTCAGGAGATCGCGCTGAAAATCATTCAGCAGCTGCGTGTGGATGTCTTTTCGAAGGTACAGTCACTGGGCTTGAAGTACTTTGATAAAACGCCGGCGGGAAGTATTGTTTCCCGGGTTACCAATGATACAGAGGCGATAAAAGATATGTTTGTCAGTGTCCTGGTTACCTTCATTCAGGGTGCCTTCCTTCTGACAGGGATCTTTATGGCGATGTTTATCCTGAATGTGAAGCTTGCCCTGTTTTGTCTGGTAATTCTCCCGATTCTTTTTATGATCATCCGGACTTACCGCAAATACAGCTCTGTTTTCTATAAGGACCTAAGGGAAAGGCTTAGCGAGCTGAATGCAAAACTGAGTGAATCACTGCAGGGAATGTCGATCATCCAGGTATTCAGACAGGAAAAAAGGCTGCGCAAGGAATTTGGCGATATTAATGAGCAGCATTATAAGGCAGGGATGCGCAATATCAAAATGGATGGGCTGCTGCTAAGGCCGGCCATTGACCTTGTTTATGTTCTGGCACTTGTTATTGTATTGAGCTTTTTTGGGATATCTTCTTTTAACAGTCCAATTGATATCGGTGTGCTGTATGCCTTTGTAAGCTATCTGGACCGCTTTTTTGAGCCTGTGAATCAGATCATGATGAGGCTTTCCATGTATCAGCAGGCCATCATTGCGGCTTCAAGAGCGTTTGCGCTGCTGGACGAAAAGGAGCTTGCCCCAGCACAGGAGGACTGCAATTCTGCTGAAATCAGCGAGGGAGAGATTGAGTTCAGGAACATCAGCTTCTCCTATGACGGCAAAAGGGATGTTTTGAAAAATATCTCATTTTCTGCCAAACCGGGTGAAACCGTTGCTCTCGTAGGCCATACCGGCAGCGGCAAAAGCTCTATCATTAATTTAATGATGCGATTCTATGAATATGAACGCGGTGATATACTCATTGACGGAAGAAGCATTAAGTCCTACCCAGCAGAAGAATTGCGTACAAAAATGGGGCTTGTCCTTCAGGATCCTTTCCTTTTTTACGGGACGATTAAGGATAACATCATGCTGCATAATAAAAGCATGACAGATGCTGAGATTGAAGCTGCGGCTCAGTTTGTTCAGGCTCATACTTTCATAGAAAAGTTGGAAGACGGTTATGACCATCCTGTGGTGGAGAGGGGATCGACTTTTTCAAGTGGGCAAAGACAGCTCATTGCTTTTGCAAGAACGATCGCTGCCAATCCGAAAATTCTTGTGCTGGATGAAGCAACAGCTAATATTGATACTGAAACAGAAGAAGCTATTCAGACAGCACTGGAAGAAATGAGAAAGGGCCGCACAACAATTGCGATTGCTCATCGCTTGTCTACCATACAGGATGCTGAACTGATTCTCGTTCTTCATCAGGGGGAAATAGTAGAAAGAGGAACGCACCAGGAACTGCTGGCAAAGCGGGGGTTGTATCATAAAATGTATCTGCTGCAGAATGGGTCTGCTGAAAAAGTGGAGGATACAGTAGGCTAA
- a CDS encoding MBL fold metallo-hydrolase codes for MNIQLIRNATLVVQYAEKKFLIDPFLAEKGTYPPFPNSIRQDHNNPLTDLPVSIDEIIHNVDAVIVTHLHLDHFDDVAKMAFPKDIKIFVQNEEDAAEVKKAGFNNIEVLHEETVFEDIQLVKTKGEHGRGETLKLAGLVCGVVFKHHSEKTLYVAGDTVWYDAVQEVIETQSPEVIVVNGGDNQFLEGGSLVMGKEDIYEVSKAAPDARIISVHMEAVNHWTLSKEELKSYSKDKGFSDQLIVPEDGESCSF; via the coding sequence ATGAATATACAGCTGATCCGCAACGCTACACTAGTTGTCCAATATGCAGAGAAAAAGTTTTTAATAGATCCCTTTTTGGCCGAAAAGGGGACTTACCCGCCTTTTCCAAATTCAATCAGACAAGATCATAACAATCCTTTAACAGATCTTCCAGTCTCCATTGATGAAATCATTCATAATGTGGATGCCGTAATTGTTACCCACCTGCATTTAGACCACTTTGATGATGTTGCCAAAATGGCATTTCCAAAGGACATTAAAATATTTGTGCAAAATGAAGAAGATGCCGCTGAAGTGAAAAAAGCAGGATTTAATAATATTGAAGTCCTCCATGAAGAAACTGTTTTTGAAGATATCCAACTAGTTAAAACAAAGGGCGAACATGGCAGGGGCGAAACTTTAAAACTGGCCGGTCTGGTTTGTGGAGTGGTCTTCAAACATCACAGTGAAAAAACACTTTATGTAGCAGGAGATACAGTTTGGTATGATGCTGTTCAGGAAGTTATTGAAACACAGAGCCCTGAAGTCATAGTTGTTAATGGCGGAGATAACCAGTTTCTTGAAGGCGGCTCGCTTGTTATGGGGAAAGAAGATATCTATGAAGTTTCCAAAGCTGCCCCGGATGCCAGGATTATTTCTGTCCACATGGAGGCGGTCAACCATTGGACACTATCAAAGGAAGAGTTAAAAAGCTATAGTAAAGACAAAGGCTTTTCCGATCAACTAATAGTGCCTGAAGATGGAGAATCCTGCTCCTTTTAA
- a CDS encoding Lrp/AsnC family transcriptional regulator, which produces MLDHTDRRILEELSSYSRITMKELGEKVHLTGQAAASRVAKLEDQGVIEGYTIKVNQEKLGYSVHAFITVITQSMNHQPYLTFVKAQKEIIHNYKISGDGCYLLECKFPSNGRLDQFLTDLNKHANYKLSIVINK; this is translated from the coding sequence ATGCTGGATCACACCGATCGGCGTATATTGGAGGAACTTTCCAGTTACAGCCGGATCACAATGAAGGAACTGGGGGAGAAAGTCCATTTAACTGGCCAGGCAGCCGCATCTAGAGTGGCGAAATTAGAAGATCAGGGCGTAATTGAGGGGTACACAATTAAAGTGAACCAGGAGAAATTAGGGTATTCTGTCCATGCTTTTATTACGGTTATCACTCAAAGTATGAATCATCAGCCTTATCTGACATTTGTGAAAGCACAAAAGGAAATCATACATAATTATAAAATCAGCGGAGATGGCTGTTATCTGCTTGAATGCAAATTCCCGTCAAATGGACGGTTAGATCAATTTTTAACAGACTTGAATAAGCATGCAAATTATAAATTATCAATTGTCATTAATAAATAA
- a CDS encoding aspartyl-phosphate phosphatase Spo0E family protein: MCKQELLTLIEQKRTELIQVAMKSGLSSAAAIRYSQELDALLNEYNRSFIKKVQTH, translated from the coding sequence GTGTGTAAACAGGAACTGCTTACATTAATCGAACAAAAAAGAACAGAGTTAATTCAAGTGGCCATGAAAAGCGGCTTAAGCTCTGCCGCAGCAATCCGATACAGCCAGGAATTGGATGCCCTATTAAATGAATATAACCGAAGCTTCATTAAAAAAGTGCAGACACATTAA
- a CDS encoding cytochrome c biogenesis CcdA family protein, which translates to MTDLNVFIALGAGFLSFVSPCCLPLYPAFLSYITGMSVGEIKEENAMMQRRSMLHTLFFLIGFSAIFIAIGFGTTLLGQFFQQYQDLIRQIGAIFVFIFGLLIVGIIKPEFLMKERRFEFKNRPSGLLGSVLIGMAFAAGWTPCTGPILGAVWSLAVTNPNSAMVYMIAYILGFAIPFFVLSFFIGKMQWIRRNSAKIMKIGGVLMMIMGVVLFFDWMTKIIIFLSPLFGGFTGF; encoded by the coding sequence ATGACAGATTTGAATGTATTTATTGCATTAGGGGCAGGGTTTTTAAGCTTTGTTTCACCTTGCTGCCTGCCATTATATCCGGCTTTTTTATCGTATATCACCGGAATGTCTGTAGGGGAGATTAAAGAAGAAAATGCGATGATGCAGAGAAGGAGCATGCTTCATACACTATTTTTCCTGATCGGATTTTCGGCCATTTTTATCGCTATTGGGTTTGGAACTACCTTGCTTGGTCAATTCTTTCAGCAATACCAGGATTTAATCAGGCAAATTGGCGCCATCTTTGTATTTATATTTGGATTATTAATTGTAGGCATTATTAAGCCCGAATTTCTTATGAAAGAAAGGCGGTTTGAATTTAAGAATCGTCCATCGGGCCTTCTGGGATCTGTTCTGATCGGAATGGCATTCGCTGCAGGCTGGACCCCATGTACAGGTCCAATATTAGGGGCGGTCTGGTCATTAGCAGTCACAAATCCTAATTCTGCAATGGTTTACATGATTGCCTATATTCTTGGCTTTGCTATACCATTCTTTGTTCTATCCTTCTTCATAGGGAAAATGCAATGGATTAGGCGAAACAGCGCCAAGATTATGAAAATCGGCGGAGTGCTGATGATGATCATGGGTGTAGTTTTATTCTTTGACTGGATGACAAAAATCATTATTTTCCTTTCACCGTTATTTGGCGGATTTACTGGTTTCTAA
- a CDS encoding response regulator encodes MARILIVDDAKFMRVTLSSILKKADHEIVGEGENGKEAVDLFVNLKPDLVMMDITMPEMSGLEAVREIKRDNPNAKVIMCSAMGQQKVVVESIEAGAKDFIIKPFDEGRVLEAVNRVLS; translated from the coding sequence GTGGCGAGAATTTTAATAGTTGATGATGCGAAGTTTATGAGGGTTACCCTGAGCAGCATTCTGAAAAAAGCCGACCATGAAATTGTGGGAGAAGGGGAAAACGGAAAGGAAGCCGTGGACCTATTCGTAAATCTGAAGCCAGATCTGGTGATGATGGATATTACGATGCCAGAAATGAGCGGGCTCGAGGCTGTCCGGGAAATTAAGAGGGACAACCCTAATGCAAAGGTTATCATGTGTTCAGCCATGGGCCAGCAGAAGGTAGTGGTTGAATCCATTGAAGCAGGTGCGAAGGATTTTATTATAAAACCATTTGATGAAGGCCGTGTACTAGAAGCGGTAAATCGGGTATTAAGTTAA
- a CDS encoding CcdC family protein encodes MDFVLISSIGAVFMAIFAMFIRMKAAKKPASAKKIILPPIFMSTGALMFTVPYFRVTPLEILEAATVGLLFSMLLIKTSSFEIRDSEIYLKRSKAFAFILIGLLVIRIIGKIALSSTIDYGQLSGMFWILAFSMIVPWRIAMYMNYRKLHHELNGSGNPKTT; translated from the coding sequence ATGGACTTTGTATTAATTTCATCAATCGGTGCCGTATTTATGGCAATCTTCGCTATGTTCATCCGCATGAAGGCTGCAAAAAAGCCGGCTTCAGCCAAAAAAATCATCTTGCCGCCGATTTTTATGAGCACAGGTGCTCTTATGTTTACCGTTCCTTATTTTCGTGTTACTCCATTGGAGATTCTGGAAGCGGCCACAGTTGGATTGCTGTTTTCCATGCTTTTAATTAAAACATCCTCATTTGAAATCAGGGACAGCGAAATTTATCTGAAGCGCTCCAAAGCATTTGCTTTTATATTAATAGGGTTGCTTGTGATCCGCATCATTGGAAAAATAGCTCTTAGCTCAACAATCGACTATGGTCAGCTGAGCGGCATGTTCTGGATTCTCGCATTTTCGATGATTGTACCGTGGAGAATTGCCATGTATATGAATTATCGAAAGCTTCATCACGAGCTGAACGGATCGGGGAATCCCAAAACAACTTAA
- a CDS encoding DinB family protein yields MTTKEVLLKQLSACLDQPNWFVPLSAAIGGLSAKEASYKSGTGNSIWQIVTHLTFWNDRYLTRLKELPLSQTHIANDETFSTNESVTEEDWHSAIKALQNVLTEWIKALEECSEEKLLSSAYKEPIESWSSVISNLTIHNAYHIGQIVEIRKMYGLWDPKNGVH; encoded by the coding sequence ATGACCACAAAAGAAGTCTTATTAAAACAGCTGTCCGCCTGCCTCGACCAGCCCAATTGGTTTGTCCCGTTATCAGCTGCCATCGGAGGATTATCAGCAAAAGAAGCATCCTACAAGTCAGGAACCGGTAATTCCATCTGGCAGATCGTCACCCACCTTACCTTCTGGAATGACCGCTATCTAACTAGATTAAAAGAATTGCCGCTCTCCCAAACCCATATCGCCAATGACGAAACTTTCAGCACCAATGAATCCGTTACTGAAGAGGATTGGCATTCTGCCATAAAAGCTCTTCAGAACGTCTTGACTGAGTGGATTAAAGCCCTGGAAGAATGCAGTGAAGAAAAGCTTCTCTCCTCCGCCTATAAGGAACCGATTGAATCCTGGTCGTCTGTCATTTCAAACTTAACCATCCACAACGCCTATCACATTGGCCAAATCGTAGAAATCCGGAAAATGTATGGACTATGGGACCCCAAAAATGGAGTCCATTAA